A single region of the Mugil cephalus isolate CIBA_MC_2020 chromosome 4, CIBA_Mcephalus_1.1, whole genome shotgun sequence genome encodes:
- the LOC125007177 gene encoding tensin-2-like isoform X4, whose product MEGVMEHVMERHYDFDLTYITERIISVFFLPDLEEQRYRRNLQEVASMLKSKHQDKFLLLNLSEKRHDITRLNPKVEDYGWPDFHAPPLDRICAVCKAMETWLTSDPNNVVVLHCKGHKGKTGVIVAAYMHYSKISAGADQALTTLAMRKFCEDKISSSLQPSQNRYIYYFGGLLSSTIKMNSSPLFLHQILIPSLPNFQAGGGFYPFLKIYQSLQLVYTSGVYDPQSSRARKLCVTMEPALLLKGDIMVKCYHRRSRAAEREVVFRVQFHTCTVHGAQLWFGKTELDLACTDDRFPPDAAVEFIFSSGPEKMKGRESRKNDASIRVDYNTADHVVRWDSYENFNLRHQDSVENISHTRGPLDGSLYAQVKKRRGPGATAPSPNGCLTSSPTVKPQTPIKPQPHSHASDSSCSSVPSDNTSPPRKCSEGEAPNCPLRRGDGEDRAKERTRGKEKDRETAILDDGDPSSPGGLRREHSCCGRTGPKCGDVGWERDREPCLPNGHCLGRCSSVKNHPKSQTLPVLPSKSMSPPPHSAHMELCHRHSGHPLPELPWERSPPPPPLPCLHRPCYPYPTPEHAHQRSRTLPAANRLCSGEEYHLFHYPGSHLSHQSQPSSPYREMLFGPPAPSSGCPCQDCTSRRDHQAASVRTFHPLHPDQPENHHWSQGVGLQRTREAPPQWETENPWEIASEAEFWQCKSALPPFHLCHPSVDQVPEQPRFALAPHQSYPVPQSLIDVRDGASSGYHTPPQPRNSCPCSPYQSSPAESHGSRGYASGYHSGSASPLPASSPSPGRGKLPETPSGSRVHPHTEQHKEEKPKANAEDDISQGSESKSDSNGQSSTPGLDSDHDYTLIGSSSPTHTEDSVNADSPPQSQKTTTHQESNINNNKTTAPVPTETRGSVVSVNPTQPESFQGPDAELVASKVTGGAHASSKSHSSSYATVIIPQVQVQLNGSALPADTQSDSSRGVSLNLSTSLSSSPSSTSPNSPVGSPELQSSPQRSASASDSAGQRLTPDRDSSADAKPPSPVPDGYQTPTFPLASYYYSLLNVPHVPYTGYTAVTIPAIQPPLPEKKRFSSSSSGSLNGHSSVLRVSSAPSPTHHVTFSPAVGEQRRGSAQQEADIRVNAKFVQDSSKYWYKPGISRDQAIAVLKDKETGTFLIRDSNSFQGAYGLALKVATPPPNANTSGGKGDPLEQLVRHFLIETGPRGVKIKGCQNESYFGSLSALVYQHSITPISLPCALRIPEKDLVGELQEMQSATNTSTAADLLKQGAACNVLYLNSVETESLTGPEAVSKATKCTLALSPRPVATVVHFKVSSQGITLTDSKRRIFFRRHYPINSVTFSSLDPQDQRWTNSDSTPSKMFGFVARRTGTATENVCHLFAEVDPEQPAVAIVNFINKVMLGPQQRR is encoded by the exons ATGGAAGGAGTGATGGAGCATGTGATGGAGCGACACTACGACTTTGACCTCACCTACATCACAGAGAGGATCATCTCGGTCTTCTTCCTGCCTGACCTGGAGGAGCAGCGCTACCGCAGAAACCTGCAGGAGGTGGCCTCCATGCTGAAGTCCAAGCACCAAGACAAGTTTCTG CTGCTGAATTTATCAGAGAAGAGACATGACATCACCAGACTGAACCCAAAG GTGGAGGACTACGGCTGGCCGGACTTTCACGCCCCACCCCTGGACAGGATTTGCGCAGTCTGCAAGGCCATGGAGACCTGGCTCACGTCCGACCCCAACAATGTAGTAGTCCTCCACTGCAAA GGACACAAAGGAAAGACGGGGGTCATTGTGGCGGCATACATGCACTACAGCAAGATATCAGCTGG AGCAGACCAGGCTCTCACCACACTGGCCATGAGGAAGTTCTGCGAAGACAAAATCTCCTCTTCCCTGCAGCCCTCTCAGAACAG GTACATCTACTACTTTGGAGGTTTGTTGTCCAGCACCATCAAAATGAACAGCAGCCCTCTGTTCCTTCACCAGATCCTCATTCCCTCGCTACCAAACTTTCAGGCAGGGGGAG gtttttACCCTTTCCTGAAAATCTACCAGTCTTTACAACTGGTCTACACCTCAGGCGTATA tgatCCCCAGAGCTCCAGGGCGAGAAAGCTGTGCGTAACCATGGAGCCAGCGCTACTACTAAAGGGGGACATCATG GTGAAGTGCTACCACCGGAGGAGCCGTGCAGCAGAGAGGGAGGTGGTCTTCAGGGTCCAGTTCCACACCTGCACCGTTCACGGAGCCCAGCTGTGGTTTGGCAAGACCGAGCTGGACCTGGCCTGCACCG ATGACAGGTTCCCTCCGGATGCTGCGGTCGAGTTTATCTTCTCCAGTGGACCAGAAAAAATGAAAG GTCGAGAGTCCCGCAAGAACGACGCATCCATCAGAGTGGACTACAACACCGCGGACCACGTGGTCAGATGGGATTCCTACGAGAACTTCAACCTGCGCCATCAGGACAGCGTAGAGA ATATCTCCCATACGAGGGGGCCTCTGGACGGCAGCTTGTACGCCCAGGTGAAAAAGCGACGTGGGCCAGGTGCGACCGCCCCGTCGCCCAACGGATGCCTCACCAGCAGCCCGACGGTGAAGCCCCAAACTCCCATCAAGCCCCAGCCTCATTCCCACGCCTCTGACTCCAGCTGCTCCTCCGTCCCTTCGGATAACACGTCTCCTCCCAGGAAATGCTCCGAGGGTGAAGCCCCTAACTGCCCGTTGAGAAGAGGAGATGGGGAGGACAGGGCAAAggagaggacgagaggaaaggaaaaggacaGGGAAACTGCAATTTTAGATGACGGGGACCCATCGAGTCCCGGCGGCTTGAGGCGAGAGCACTCGTGTTGCGGTCGAACGGGCCCGAAATGTGGCGATGTCGGGtgggagagggacagagagcCCTGTCTTCCCAACGGTCACTGCCTTGGACGTTGCAGCAGCGTTAAAAACCACCCGAAGAGCCAAACTCTGCCGGTTTTACCATCCAAATCCAtgtcccctcctcctcattcgGCTCACATGGAACTCTGCCATCGCCACAGCGGCCACCCGTTGCCAGAGTTACCCTGGGAGCgatcaccccctcctccaccgctGCCCTGTCTCCACAGGCCGTGCTACCCCTATCCCACCCCTGAACACGCGCACCAGCGCAGCCGCACCCTGCCAGCCGCGAACAGACTCTGCTCTGGGGAGGAGTACCACCTCTTCCATTACCCGGGATCTCACCTCTCCCATCAGTCACAGCCCTCGAGCCCTTACAGGGAGATGCTGTTCGGCCCCCCTGCACCTTCGTCCGGTTGCCCCTGCCAGGATTGTACCAGCAGGCGAGATCACCAGGCGGCCTCCGTCAGAACATTCCACCCTCTGCACCCAGACCAGCCAGAAAACCACCACTGGTCCCAAGGAGTGGGGCTACAGCGAACGAGAGAGGCGCCTCCGCAGTGGGAAACCGAAAACCCGTGGGAGATCGCGAGCGAGGCCGAGTTCTGGCAGTGCAAGTCAGCTCTGCCCCCGTTTCACCTCTGCCACCCCTCTGTGGACCAGGTCCCGGAGCAGCCCCGGTTTGCCCTCGCACCTCACCAGAGCTACCCGGTCCCCCAGTCCCTGATCGACGTGCGGGACGGAGCCAGCAGCGGGTACCACACCCCCCCACAGCCCCGCAACTCCTGCCCCTGCTCCCCTTATCAGTCGTCCCCAGCTGAGAGCCACGGGAGTCGCGGTTACGCCTCCGGGTATCACTCTGGATCAGCCTCGCCTCTGCCAGCCAGCAGCCCGTCTCCTGGGAGGGGGAAGCTGCCCGAGACCCCCTCAGGATCCAGGGTCCACCCCCACACTGAGCAGCACAAAG AGGAAAAGCCCAAGGCGAACGCAGAGGACGACATATCCCAAGGTTCAGAGAGTAAATCGGACTCCAACGGTCAGTCGAGCACCCCTGGACTGGACTCTGATCATGACTACACACTCattggcagcagcagcccaacgcacacagaggacag tgtAAATGCCGACAGCCCTCCCCAAAGCCAAAAAACTACAACTCACCAGGAGTCcaacataaataacaacaaaactaCCGCGCCAGTGCCAACAGAGACGCGCGGTTCAGTCGTGTCTGTGAATCCCACACAACCTGAGTCTTTTCAGGGTCCTGATGCCGAGCTCGTTGCATCAAAGGTCACGGGAGGCGCACATGCATCTAGCAAATCTCATTCTTCAAGCTACGCTACTGTTATCATCCCCCAAGTCCAAGTGCAACTGAATGGGTCTGCCCTTCCTGCAGATACACAGTCCGACTCCAGCAGAGGGGTGTCCCTGAATCTTTCCACCAGTCTAAGTTCTAGCCCTTCCAGCACTTCCCCGAACTCTCCCGTCGGCTCCCCAGAGCTCCAGTCTTCTCCTCAGCGCTCCGCATCTGCTTCAGACTCGGCAGGACAAAGACTGACCCCGGACAGAGACAGCTCAGCCGACGCCAAGCCTCCATCTCCTGTGCCCGACGGATATCAGACGCCGACCTTTCCCTTAGCGTCCTATTACTACTCATTACTCAACGTGCCTCACGTCCCTTACACCGGGTACACAGCCGTGACTATTCCCGCCATCCAGCCGCCGCTCCCGGAGAAGAAACgcttctcctcctcgtcgtcgGGATCCCTGAACGGACACAGCTCCGTCCTCCGTGTCTCGTCGGCTCCTTCGCCCACGCACCACGTCACTTTCTCCCCCGCCGtgggagagcagaggagggggtCTGCTCAACAGGAGGCGGACATTCGGGTAAATGCCAAGTTCGTCCAGGACAGCTCGAAGTACTGGTACAAACCGGGCATCTCCAGAGACCAAG CTATAGCCGTGCTGAAGGACAAGGAGACAGGAACTTTCCTTATTAGAGACAGCAACTCCTTCCAGGGTGCCTATGGCCTGGCCCTCAAGGTGGCCACCCCTCCTCCTAACGCCAACACCTCCGGGGGCAAAG GGGACCCTCTGGAACAGCTGGTGAGACACTTCCTCATCGAGACCGGGCCACGGGGAGTGAAGATCAAGGGCTGTCAGAATGAATCCTACTTCG GAAGTCTATCGGCTCTGGTGTACCAGCATTCGATTACTCCCATCTCGCTGCCATGTGCCCTTCGGATCCCAGAAAAAG ATCTGGTCGGCGAGCTTCAGGAGATGCAGAGCGCAACAAACACCAGCACAGCGGCTGACCTCCTCAAACAAGGAGCAG CTTGCAACGTCCTCTACCTGAATTCTGTGGAGACCGAGTCGTTAACGGGGCCGGAGGCGGTTTCCAAGGCAACCAAGTGCACTTTGGCTCTGAGCCCACGTCCCGTGGCTACAGTGGTCCACTTCAAAGTGTCTTCTCAGGGCATCACGCTCACCGACAGCAAAAGACG GATATTTTTTAGGAGACACTACCCAATCAACAGTGTCACTTTCAGCAGTCTTGACCCCCAAGATCAGAG GTGGACTAATTCTGATAGCACGCCAAGCAA GATGTTCGGCTTCGTGGCGAGACGAACAGGCACTGCAACCGAGAATGTGTGTCACCTGTTCGCGGAGGTGGATCCCGAGCAGCCAGCTGTGGCAATTGTCAACTTTATCAACAAAGTCATGCTGGGGCCCCAGCAACGCAGATGA
- the LOC125007177 gene encoding tensin-2-like isoform X2 — MGCVHSTGRIKRAHGADSGRVPAKADPGLHLEILQLAELAKAGSHTFTVKSFKRRQTCDVCKQSIDSPAAFCKECKVAVHKTCEAKVTPTCASSSDLHGSTKSASQKKRGSIPRSKSMEGVMEHVMERHYDFDLTYITERIISVFFLPDLEEQRYRRNLQEVASMLKSKHQDKFLLLNLSEKRHDITRLNPKVEDYGWPDFHAPPLDRICAVCKAMETWLTSDPNNVVVLHCKGHKGKTGVIVAAYMHYSKISAGADQALTTLAMRKFCEDKISSSLQPSQNRYIYYFGGLLSSTIKMNSSPLFLHQILIPSLPNFQAGGGFYPFLKIYQSLQLVYTSGVYDPQSSRARKLCVTMEPALLLKGDIMVKCYHRRSRAAEREVVFRVQFHTCTVHGAQLWFGKTELDLACTDDRFPPDAAVEFIFSSGPEKMKGRESRKNDASIRVDYNTADHVVRWDSYENFNLRHQDSVENISHTRGPLDGSLYAQVKKRRGPGATAPSPNGCLTSSPTVKPQTPIKPQPHSHASDSSCSSVPSDNTSPPRKCSEGEAPNCPLRRGDGEDRAKERTRGKEKDRETAILDDGDPSSPGGLRREHSCCGRTGPKCGDVGWERDREPCLPNGHCLGRCSSVKNHPKSQTLPVLPSKSMSPPPHSAHMELCHRHSGHPLPELPWERSPPPPPLPCLHRPCYPYPTPEHAHQRSRTLPAANRLCSGEEYHLFHYPGSHLSHQSQPSSPYREMLFGPPAPSSGCPCQDCTSRRDHQAASVRTFHPLHPDQPENHHWSQGVGLQRTREAPPQWETENPWEIASEAEFWQCKSALPPFHLCHPSVDQVPEQPRFALAPHQSYPVPQSLIDVRDGASSGYHTPPQPRNSCPCSPYQSSPAESHGSRGYASGYHSGSASPLPASSPSPGRGKLPETPSGSRVHPHTEQHKEEKPKANAEDDISQGSESKSDSNGQSSTPGLDSDHDYTLIGSSSPTHTEDSVNADSPPQSQKTTTHQESNINNNKTTAPVPTETRGSVVSVNPTQPESFQGPDAELVASKVTGGAHASSKSHSSSYATVIIPQVQVQLNGSALPADTQSDSSRGVSLNLSTSLSSSPSSTSPNSPVGSPELQSSPQRSASASDSAGQRLTPDRDSSADAKPPSPVPDGYQTPTFPLASYYYSLLNVPHVPYTGYTAVTIPAIQPPLPEKKRFSSSSSGSLNGHSSVLRVSSAPSPTHHVTFSPAVGEQRRGSAQQEADIRVNAKFVQDSSKYWYKPGISRDQAIAVLKDKETGTFLIRDSNSFQGAYGLALKVATPPPNANTSGGKGDPLEQLVRHFLIETGPRGVKIKGCQNESYFGSLSALVYQHSITPISLPCALRIPEKDLVGELQEMQSATNTSTAADLLKQGAACNVLYLNSVETESLTGPEAVSKATKCTLALSPRPVATVVHFKVSSQGITLTDSKRRIFFRRHYPINSVTFSSLDPQDQRMFGFVARRTGTATENVCHLFAEVDPEQPAVAIVNFINKVMLGPQQRR, encoded by the exons ATGGGCTGCGTCCACAGCACTGGAAGGATAAAGAGGGCGCACGGCGCCGACTCTGGACGCGTCCCCGCGAAGGCAGACCCCGGGCTGCATCTTGAAATCCTGCAACTTGCCGAG ctcgCCAAAGCGGGGAGTCACACCTTCACAGTGAAGAGCTTCAAGAGGAGACAAACGTGCGATGTGTGTAAGCAGAGCATTGACAGCCCCGCGGCTTTCTGCAAGG AGTGCAAGGTTGCAGTTCACAAGACATGCGAAGCCAAG GTGACTCCAACCTGCGCTTCATCGTCAGATCTG CACGGATCCACAAAATCAGCATCTCAGAAGAAGAGAGGCTCCATACCAAG GAGTAAAAGCATGGAAGGAGTGATGGAGCATGTGATGGAGCGACACTACGACTTTGACCTCACCTACATCACAGAGAGGATCATCTCGGTCTTCTTCCTGCCTGACCTGGAGGAGCAGCGCTACCGCAGAAACCTGCAGGAGGTGGCCTCCATGCTGAAGTCCAAGCACCAAGACAAGTTTCTG CTGCTGAATTTATCAGAGAAGAGACATGACATCACCAGACTGAACCCAAAG GTGGAGGACTACGGCTGGCCGGACTTTCACGCCCCACCCCTGGACAGGATTTGCGCAGTCTGCAAGGCCATGGAGACCTGGCTCACGTCCGACCCCAACAATGTAGTAGTCCTCCACTGCAAA GGACACAAAGGAAAGACGGGGGTCATTGTGGCGGCATACATGCACTACAGCAAGATATCAGCTGG AGCAGACCAGGCTCTCACCACACTGGCCATGAGGAAGTTCTGCGAAGACAAAATCTCCTCTTCCCTGCAGCCCTCTCAGAACAG GTACATCTACTACTTTGGAGGTTTGTTGTCCAGCACCATCAAAATGAACAGCAGCCCTCTGTTCCTTCACCAGATCCTCATTCCCTCGCTACCAAACTTTCAGGCAGGGGGAG gtttttACCCTTTCCTGAAAATCTACCAGTCTTTACAACTGGTCTACACCTCAGGCGTATA tgatCCCCAGAGCTCCAGGGCGAGAAAGCTGTGCGTAACCATGGAGCCAGCGCTACTACTAAAGGGGGACATCATG GTGAAGTGCTACCACCGGAGGAGCCGTGCAGCAGAGAGGGAGGTGGTCTTCAGGGTCCAGTTCCACACCTGCACCGTTCACGGAGCCCAGCTGTGGTTTGGCAAGACCGAGCTGGACCTGGCCTGCACCG ATGACAGGTTCCCTCCGGATGCTGCGGTCGAGTTTATCTTCTCCAGTGGACCAGAAAAAATGAAAG GTCGAGAGTCCCGCAAGAACGACGCATCCATCAGAGTGGACTACAACACCGCGGACCACGTGGTCAGATGGGATTCCTACGAGAACTTCAACCTGCGCCATCAGGACAGCGTAGAGA ATATCTCCCATACGAGGGGGCCTCTGGACGGCAGCTTGTACGCCCAGGTGAAAAAGCGACGTGGGCCAGGTGCGACCGCCCCGTCGCCCAACGGATGCCTCACCAGCAGCCCGACGGTGAAGCCCCAAACTCCCATCAAGCCCCAGCCTCATTCCCACGCCTCTGACTCCAGCTGCTCCTCCGTCCCTTCGGATAACACGTCTCCTCCCAGGAAATGCTCCGAGGGTGAAGCCCCTAACTGCCCGTTGAGAAGAGGAGATGGGGAGGACAGGGCAAAggagaggacgagaggaaaggaaaaggacaGGGAAACTGCAATTTTAGATGACGGGGACCCATCGAGTCCCGGCGGCTTGAGGCGAGAGCACTCGTGTTGCGGTCGAACGGGCCCGAAATGTGGCGATGTCGGGtgggagagggacagagagcCCTGTCTTCCCAACGGTCACTGCCTTGGACGTTGCAGCAGCGTTAAAAACCACCCGAAGAGCCAAACTCTGCCGGTTTTACCATCCAAATCCAtgtcccctcctcctcattcgGCTCACATGGAACTCTGCCATCGCCACAGCGGCCACCCGTTGCCAGAGTTACCCTGGGAGCgatcaccccctcctccaccgctGCCCTGTCTCCACAGGCCGTGCTACCCCTATCCCACCCCTGAACACGCGCACCAGCGCAGCCGCACCCTGCCAGCCGCGAACAGACTCTGCTCTGGGGAGGAGTACCACCTCTTCCATTACCCGGGATCTCACCTCTCCCATCAGTCACAGCCCTCGAGCCCTTACAGGGAGATGCTGTTCGGCCCCCCTGCACCTTCGTCCGGTTGCCCCTGCCAGGATTGTACCAGCAGGCGAGATCACCAGGCGGCCTCCGTCAGAACATTCCACCCTCTGCACCCAGACCAGCCAGAAAACCACCACTGGTCCCAAGGAGTGGGGCTACAGCGAACGAGAGAGGCGCCTCCGCAGTGGGAAACCGAAAACCCGTGGGAGATCGCGAGCGAGGCCGAGTTCTGGCAGTGCAAGTCAGCTCTGCCCCCGTTTCACCTCTGCCACCCCTCTGTGGACCAGGTCCCGGAGCAGCCCCGGTTTGCCCTCGCACCTCACCAGAGCTACCCGGTCCCCCAGTCCCTGATCGACGTGCGGGACGGAGCCAGCAGCGGGTACCACACCCCCCCACAGCCCCGCAACTCCTGCCCCTGCTCCCCTTATCAGTCGTCCCCAGCTGAGAGCCACGGGAGTCGCGGTTACGCCTCCGGGTATCACTCTGGATCAGCCTCGCCTCTGCCAGCCAGCAGCCCGTCTCCTGGGAGGGGGAAGCTGCCCGAGACCCCCTCAGGATCCAGGGTCCACCCCCACACTGAGCAGCACAAAG AGGAAAAGCCCAAGGCGAACGCAGAGGACGACATATCCCAAGGTTCAGAGAGTAAATCGGACTCCAACGGTCAGTCGAGCACCCCTGGACTGGACTCTGATCATGACTACACACTCattggcagcagcagcccaacgcacacagaggacag tgtAAATGCCGACAGCCCTCCCCAAAGCCAAAAAACTACAACTCACCAGGAGTCcaacataaataacaacaaaactaCCGCGCCAGTGCCAACAGAGACGCGCGGTTCAGTCGTGTCTGTGAATCCCACACAACCTGAGTCTTTTCAGGGTCCTGATGCCGAGCTCGTTGCATCAAAGGTCACGGGAGGCGCACATGCATCTAGCAAATCTCATTCTTCAAGCTACGCTACTGTTATCATCCCCCAAGTCCAAGTGCAACTGAATGGGTCTGCCCTTCCTGCAGATACACAGTCCGACTCCAGCAGAGGGGTGTCCCTGAATCTTTCCACCAGTCTAAGTTCTAGCCCTTCCAGCACTTCCCCGAACTCTCCCGTCGGCTCCCCAGAGCTCCAGTCTTCTCCTCAGCGCTCCGCATCTGCTTCAGACTCGGCAGGACAAAGACTGACCCCGGACAGAGACAGCTCAGCCGACGCCAAGCCTCCATCTCCTGTGCCCGACGGATATCAGACGCCGACCTTTCCCTTAGCGTCCTATTACTACTCATTACTCAACGTGCCTCACGTCCCTTACACCGGGTACACAGCCGTGACTATTCCCGCCATCCAGCCGCCGCTCCCGGAGAAGAAACgcttctcctcctcgtcgtcgGGATCCCTGAACGGACACAGCTCCGTCCTCCGTGTCTCGTCGGCTCCTTCGCCCACGCACCACGTCACTTTCTCCCCCGCCGtgggagagcagaggagggggtCTGCTCAACAGGAGGCGGACATTCGGGTAAATGCCAAGTTCGTCCAGGACAGCTCGAAGTACTGGTACAAACCGGGCATCTCCAGAGACCAAG CTATAGCCGTGCTGAAGGACAAGGAGACAGGAACTTTCCTTATTAGAGACAGCAACTCCTTCCAGGGTGCCTATGGCCTGGCCCTCAAGGTGGCCACCCCTCCTCCTAACGCCAACACCTCCGGGGGCAAAG GGGACCCTCTGGAACAGCTGGTGAGACACTTCCTCATCGAGACCGGGCCACGGGGAGTGAAGATCAAGGGCTGTCAGAATGAATCCTACTTCG GAAGTCTATCGGCTCTGGTGTACCAGCATTCGATTACTCCCATCTCGCTGCCATGTGCCCTTCGGATCCCAGAAAAAG ATCTGGTCGGCGAGCTTCAGGAGATGCAGAGCGCAACAAACACCAGCACAGCGGCTGACCTCCTCAAACAAGGAGCAG CTTGCAACGTCCTCTACCTGAATTCTGTGGAGACCGAGTCGTTAACGGGGCCGGAGGCGGTTTCCAAGGCAACCAAGTGCACTTTGGCTCTGAGCCCACGTCCCGTGGCTACAGTGGTCCACTTCAAAGTGTCTTCTCAGGGCATCACGCTCACCGACAGCAAAAGACG GATATTTTTTAGGAGACACTACCCAATCAACAGTGTCACTTTCAGCAGTCTTGACCCCCAAGATCAGAG GATGTTCGGCTTCGTGGCGAGACGAACAGGCACTGCAACCGAGAATGTGTGTCACCTGTTCGCGGAGGTGGATCCCGAGCAGCCAGCTGTGGCAATTGTCAACTTTATCAACAAAGTCATGCTGGGGCCCCAGCAACGCAGATGA